CCCCATGACCGGGGCTTCGTTTGATGCGCCGCAGTGGCAGATCGGCACAGTGACGCTGGGTTTCATGCCACAGCCGGGACAAAGGCTCACCGCGTTCAAGAGCACGGTCAACGCTCCGGTGGTGGGACGCATGAAGGGCGGTGACGGAGACTGGATCACGGGAACCTACGGGACGGAAACCATCGGTTTCCACATCGCCTATGCGGCGGACGGATCGGTGTACTTGCACACCTACTACCCGGGGATGCCCGACCTGAATTTCAACCCGCTGGACATGGGTGCCGAGGCAACCGCCGTGGGACCATGGCGGCGGATACTCAGTCCGACTCACACCCGGATGAACTTCCTGCGGAAAGATGGGACCGTGGATGGCTCGATGCCGTTCGTCTCCTATTACAGTGATCCCTCCACCCTCCTGATGCAGGATGACGGGAAGTTCTTCAGCAGGGCGGAAGGCAGCACCTTCCGCAGGTTCAACGTGGATGGCACGCCGGACTCGGAAATGCAGGCCATCCCAGGCAGCCTCCACCGGATGACCCAACTGAGTGATGGTCGTCTTGTCTGCTCCTTCCATTCCGCCGAAACAGGGGTGGTGATCCGCTTCCTGCTGCCGGATGGCACGCCGGATCCCGCAGCGCAGGATTTCCCATTGGAGACGGCGAGCTGGGCCTTGGCGGAACAGGACGATGGGAAGATCCTGGTGGCGGCGGGCGGCTCCGGAGTCCACCGGTTGAACCGGGACGGAACCGTTGACGCATCCTTCCAATGTACCACCGCCAGTCCGGGGGACAACCGCGCCGACGTTTCCGCCATCCTGCCGCTGCCTGATGGAAAAATCCTGATGGGAGGGCACTTTGAATCCGTCAACGGGGTCAACAAGAAATTCCTCGCCCGCCTCAACACGGACGGCAGCACGGATGAGTCCTATGACGTCATTGTGCAGGGCGACTTGCGGGGGATCGTCACGACTCTTATGAGGCTCAACGATGGCAGGGTGTTCGCCGGGGGGGATTTCAATTACGTTCGCAAACCGGGCCGGCCGGGGGATTACCGTTATGGACTGATCTGCCTGATGCCGGATGGCACGCCGGATGAGGAATATCGTCCGATGCTGGATAGGCTTTCTCCGGCCAACCGGGTCCGCTCCATCAACATGCTGTGGGACGGCAGCATCCTTCTTTCCGGAACATTGCGCCTGGCGAGTGGTCCGCTTTCAAACCCCAACGTCCGGCGCTTCCTCAACACACCGGTGGTATCCACGGTGACAGTTGTTCCGGGCGCGGGTATCACCTGGACGAGGAACGGGGAGGCGGCGGACTTCGCCTACACCTCCTTTGAATACCGGGGCGACGGCGAATCCTCATGGACTCCACTTGGCAAGGGGGTGCGGGCCGGAGCGGGGAACTGGTTCCTTTCCCATACAGGAGCGCTGCCGGCCAGTGGCTTCATCCGCGTGCGGGGCCGCCTGAGTACGACGAACCGTGCCCCGGGTGTGGTGATGGAAAGCCATCTCTTTGGCAGGGAGGAGCTGACCGCCATCGAGCAATGGCGTGAAGATCACTTCGGTGATCCGGTCAGTGACGGTCCTGCGGCGAACCACGTGGATGCGGACCGTGATGGCATCGGGAACCTTGCCGAATATGGTCTCGGCCTCGATCCCAGGTCCCCGGACCAACCAACCGTACTCCCGGCCTGGATCTCCACCGGCGATGCCCACGAAGTCTCCTTCACCCCTCCGTCCGGCCTGCCGGTCACCTATGGCGCGGAGTGGAGCACCACATTGCATGCGGATGACTGGCATGTGGCGGACGAACTTCCCGGCGATCCGGGGGGGAAAGCATTCCGTGTCCCCCATGATGCGCCCGGTTCCAGGGCGGAAAGATTGTTCTTCCGTCTGAGGTTCTCCGAGTGAGCGGCTTCCCGCCCGCCATCGGAATCTGCGGGAATCGTCGACGAAATCCGCTTGTGGCCCGGGCTTTCAAATCGCGGACACGACCCTTTTTCTTGCCACACCGCCGGAATGGGGGAAACTGGGCGAAGTTCGGCCCCCTTGCCAAAAAGGCCCCCACTTCCGCATGCCCCGGTTTTCCGTCCCCATGATCCTCCTGATGGCCTCGCCGCTGTTGGTGACGGGGGAGATGCGTGCCCAGACTCCGGGGGCGATGCCAAAGGTGGTGGTCCCCACGGGGGCGCGGCCGCAGCCGCCGAGGAACGGTCAGATCCGTCCGCCGGAACCCGTCGCGCGGACGGTCTATCCGTGGAAGACCCATGTCACCTCCACCATTTTCTGGATCGGGGAACAACCCACCCAGAACAACCCCACGCCGAACTGCAAGTCCTCCTGGGACGTCGCATGGGCCATCAACTTCGGCGGATATGATGACCCGAACCCGGAGAACCGCATCGCCAACCACACCACCGGGGAGTTCCGCCCGAAGGCGTTCATCCCGAAGCTCAATCCTTTCTACATCGCGTTGCCTTACAACGACGTGATCAACTACAACACGCACAAGCCGGAGGCCTCCCGGGTCATTCCCTGGTTCTCGCGCATGCGGCCCCTCCCCGGAAAGACGGTCTGCAAGGGCCGGTGGATCCAGATCTTCCACAAAGGCCGCAGTTGCTACGCCCAGTGGGAGGACTGCGGCCCATGGGTCACGGACGATTGGGAATATGTCTTCGGCAACAAGCCGCCGAAGACGAAGCAGAACGGCTCGGCTGGCATCGACCTTTCCCCGTCGGTGAGGGACTTTTTCGGCCTCCGTTCCGGGGAAAAGGTCCATTGGCGGTTTGTCGAGGCAGGGCAGGTGCCCTACGGGCCATGGAAAAAATACGGAAATCAGGCCCCGGTGGATGATCCGGATATCGAAGCCCAGCGGAGATACCTGGAGTACCTCCGCAAGCTGCGGGACGAGGAATTCATGAAGCGGCCCATTCCCCGCTGAAGGTTCCCGGGCATTTGCCCTCCTTCAGGAAATCGATGGTCTGCCGCACGGCATCCGGGTGGATCTGGATGAACGTGTGGTCCGCATCCACCACCGAGAATCCTTTCAGCCCATCCACCCGGCCACGGCCTGAAGAGACGATGCCGTCGTTGTCCCCATCCAGGAGCCGACGGAAAAAGGGGATGGAAGACCGGTTGCCCATGATGACGAAGGCTTCCTGATCGCTGGGCAGGAGGGGAAGCCGCGCCGCCAGCGCATCACTGGCCAGCGCCCGGGCGGCGGAGGAGAGGAACGGCCTGAATAACACCTTGCTGGACGCCCAGTCGATGATCTCGCTGCCGGAACTGGGCGGAGCCATCATCACCAGCCGTCCGGCGGTCCACCCGTGTTCCCGTTCGAGCACCATCCGGGTGACGATGCCACCCAGGGAGTGGGTCACGAAGTGGACCCGTCCTCCGTCCGCGAAGCGGGTCACCTCTCCCTCCACATGATCCAGAATCCAGTCCAACGGCTTCACCAGCGAGGGGTAGGGGAGGTTCAGGGTTGAGAAACCCGCCTGCTGGAGCTTTCTCGCGAGCGGGTTCATCGCGCGCCAACTGCGTCCCAGTCCGTGGAGAAGCACCACTTTTTCCGCACCCGTCTCCGGGCCGCGATGGGCGCGGCGGTCCCATGGCAGGGGAGGGATCAGCATCTCCACCCGTTCCTGGAACGGGGTCGGGGTTCCGTGGTGCATGGTGGATTCTGGCATGGATCGGGAGATCCGCCAGCGTCTTCCTCAGGTGGTGAAAGGTCCGGAGGGCCAAATAAATTGGCGGATCATTCCAAATGCAGGCCATTCTTCTTGACTCCGTGGGCCGGTTCCTCCACAACGCCGCCCCCAAACGAACCTCAGACCTGATTTTTCCCATGGCCAACGCACAAGTTATTCTCAAAGAAAAAATCGAAGGCCTTGGCGCTGAAGCCGACGTCGTCAAAGTCCGCGCTGGCTATGCCCGCAACTTCCTGATTCCACAAGGCAAGGCCTATGAGGCCAGCAAGTCGAACCTCCGCCATCTCGAGTCCCTCAAGTCCGAGCGCGCCCGCCGTGAAGCCGAGGAGCTTTCCGCCGCACAGGAAGTCGCCACCAAGATCTCCAAGCTGAAGCCGAAGTTCACCCTCTCCACCGGCCAAGGTGGCAAGGCGTTCGGCTCCGTCACCAACATCGACATCCACAAGGAACTCGAAGCCGCCGGCATCGTCATCGACCGCCACGCCATCGAGCTCGAGAAGCCGGTCAAGAAGTCCGGCAAGACCGAAGTCGAGATCCGCCTGCACCCGCAGGTCACCGCCACCCTCGTCATCAACGTGGAAGCCGGTGAGGAAGAGGAAGCCGAAGGCTGATCTCCGGAAGATTGAATCTCAGAAAGCCCCGGTTGCGCATGCAGCCGGGGTTTTTTCTTTGGTAATATCAGGGCCTCACTGGGACCGCGGAATTCATTCCGCCCCGGTTTGCAGGCACCGGAGAATCGGCGATGCGCTTGTCCACTGGATCCGGATTCTCCGGGGTGGGATGAATCCCGCGGTCCCAGTGGGCCAAGAACGGAGCGCGGACTTCAGTCCGCTTGGCTTCGCAGAGACATGATTGTCAGGAGCGGACTGAAGTCCGCGCTCCAACAACTCCTCTCAAACTATCCCCTGGCGCAGCGCCTTGGACACCGCCTCCGTCTGGGAGCGGACCTGGAGCTTGCGGTAGACGGCCCGCAGGTGCATGTCCACGGTGTGCTGGGAAATGGAGAGTTCATCGGCGATCTCTTTCTTGATGAGACCGCGGACCAAGTAACGCAGCACGTCCTCCTCACGGGCGGTGAGCTGCTCGATCTGCTGGACCGGGCCGTGGTTGGCGAAGCCCTGGAGGATCATTTTGGCCAGTGAGCCGCTCAGCGCGGCGGCACCGTTGATCACCTCACGGATGCCGGAGACGATCTCGTCCGGGTCCGCCGTTTTGAGGAGGTAGCCCGCA
The sequence above is drawn from the Akkermansiaceae bacterium genome and encodes:
- a CDS encoding alpha/beta hydrolase codes for the protein MHHGTPTPFQERVEMLIPPLPWDRRAHRGPETGAEKVVLLHGLGRSWRAMNPLARKLQQAGFSTLNLPYPSLVKPLDWILDHVEGEVTRFADGGRVHFVTHSLGGIVTRMVLEREHGWTAGRLVMMAPPSSGSEIIDWASSKVLFRPFLSSAARALASDALAARLPLLPSDQEAFVIMGNRSSIPFFRRLLDGDNDGIVSSGRGRVDGLKGFSVVDADHTFIQIHPDAVRQTIDFLKEGKCPGTFSGEWAAS
- a CDS encoding response regulator transcription factor; amino-acid sequence: MSKPENTAKIWILEDHEAFAKQVRRMLNAEEDMECPHHFNHPDDLFDKLRFSNERPDIMLLDLGLPRRDGLEVLGELRAALPNVKVVILSSFDDRERVYRAICNGAAGYLLKTADPDEIVSGIREVINGAAALSGSLAKMILQGFANHGPVQQIEQLTAREEDVLRYLVRGLIKKEIADELSISQHTVDMHLRAVYRKLQVRSQTEAVSKALRQGIV
- the rplI gene encoding 50S ribosomal protein L9, which gives rise to MANAQVILKEKIEGLGAEADVVKVRAGYARNFLIPQGKAYEASKSNLRHLESLKSERARREAEELSAAQEVATKISKLKPKFTLSTGQGGKAFGSVTNIDIHKELEAAGIVIDRHAIELEKPVKKSGKTEVEIRLHPQVTATLVINVEAGEEEEAEG
- a CDS encoding delta-60 repeat domain-containing protein, coding for MFLAGAAFAGMLLGAAAREVKLEFHSGPGSQTLQTFSPTFVNAMDVPMTGASFDAPQWQIGTVTLGFMPQPGQRLTAFKSTVNAPVVGRMKGGDGDWITGTYGTETIGFHIAYAADGSVYLHTYYPGMPDLNFNPLDMGAEATAVGPWRRILSPTHTRMNFLRKDGTVDGSMPFVSYYSDPSTLLMQDDGKFFSRAEGSTFRRFNVDGTPDSEMQAIPGSLHRMTQLSDGRLVCSFHSAETGVVIRFLLPDGTPDPAAQDFPLETASWALAEQDDGKILVAAGGSGVHRLNRDGTVDASFQCTTASPGDNRADVSAILPLPDGKILMGGHFESVNGVNKKFLARLNTDGSTDESYDVIVQGDLRGIVTTLMRLNDGRVFAGGDFNYVRKPGRPGDYRYGLICLMPDGTPDEEYRPMLDRLSPANRVRSINMLWDGSILLSGTLRLASGPLSNPNVRRFLNTPVVSTVTVVPGAGITWTRNGEAADFAYTSFEYRGDGESSWTPLGKGVRAGAGNWFLSHTGALPASGFIRVRGRLSTTNRAPGVVMESHLFGREELTAIEQWREDHFGDPVSDGPAANHVDADRDGIGNLAEYGLGLDPRSPDQPTVLPAWISTGDAHEVSFTPPSGLPVTYGAEWSTTLHADDWHVADELPGDPGGKAFRVPHDAPGSRAERLFFRLRFSE